One window of Streptomyces sp. SUK 48 genomic DNA carries:
- a CDS encoding methyltransferase domain-containing protein — MTDEREHGDTTAQPPDWDARAARFDDEPDHGLRDPAVRAAWAARLSSWLPGHPAEVLCGPAEAPPVGEHRFDVILVRHVLWALPGQARALRRWRRLLRPGGRFVLVEGVWGELHPVGIPADRLLALLAPLTSGARVERLSGDSVLWGKEVTDERYAVVAGV, encoded by the coding sequence ATGACCGATGAGCGTGAGCACGGGGATACGACTGCCCAGCCGCCGGACTGGGACGCGCGGGCCGCCCGATTCGACGACGAACCGGACCACGGCCTGCGCGATCCCGCCGTGCGGGCCGCCTGGGCGGCCAGACTCTCCTCCTGGCTGCCCGGGCACCCGGCCGAGGTGCTGTGCGGACCGGCCGAGGCCCCGCCGGTGGGGGAGCACCGCTTCGACGTGATCCTCGTACGCCATGTGCTGTGGGCGCTGCCCGGCCAGGCCCGGGCGCTGCGGCGCTGGCGGCGGCTGCTGCGCCCCGGGGGCAGGTTCGTGCTGGTCGAGGGCGTCTGGGGCGAGCTGCACCCGGTCGGCATACCCGCGGACCGGCTCCTCGCGCTGCTGGCGCCGCTGACGTCCGGGGCGCGCGTGGAGCGGCTGTCCGGCGACTCCGTGCTGTGGGGGAAGGAGGTGACGGACGAGCGGTACGCGGTGGTGGCGGGCGTCTGA
- a CDS encoding DUF402 domain-containing protein yields the protein MSANSAEPTSELTVSLIKGGRTKIRYPAGLLGDDGTRVVVRAPWAGAGTRDFGFVRFEPGDVFTEYYWRDRWYAVKEVRAADGRVKGWYCDITRPAVRTGAELVVEDLDLDLWRSADGGDVRRLDEDEFAASGLAGRDPGAAAAAVAALDELERLARADGFGDLLA from the coding sequence ATGTCCGCGAACTCGGCTGAGCCGACGAGCGAGCTGACCGTCAGCCTCATCAAGGGCGGCCGTACGAAGATCCGTTACCCGGCCGGGCTGCTCGGGGACGACGGCACCCGGGTCGTGGTCCGGGCGCCCTGGGCGGGCGCCGGCACCCGTGACTTCGGGTTCGTGCGCTTCGAGCCGGGCGATGTGTTCACCGAGTACTACTGGCGCGACCGGTGGTACGCGGTGAAGGAGGTGCGCGCCGCGGACGGCCGGGTCAAGGGCTGGTACTGCGACATCACCCGGCCCGCGGTCCGCACCGGGGCGGAACTGGTGGTGGAGGACCTCGACCTGGACCTGTGGCGCTCGGCCGACGGCGGGGACGTACGCCGCCTGGACGAGGACGAGTTCGCCGCGAGCGGGCTGGCCGGGCGGGACCCGGGGGCCGCCGCGGCCGCCGTGGCCGCCCTCGACGAGCTGGAGCGGCTCGCCCGCGCGGACGGTTTCGGCGACCTGCTGGCCTGA